GATCGAGGCGGGACGCGTCGCGGCGCAGCAGTATCTGCGGACCGAGGGGCGGCTTTACGTCCGCGTGTTTCCCCACAAACCGATCACTTCGATTCCACTCGAAACCCGGATGGGAAAGGGTAAGGGGGAGCCCGAGTTTTGGGCAGCGGTCGTGAAGGAGGGGACGGTGCTGTATGAAATCAGCGGCGTGGCGGAAGAGGCCGCGCGGCTCTGCTTCGCCCGCTTGGCGCACAAAATGCCGGTGCGAGTGAGGTTCTTGCGAAGAAGAAGCGGGTGACGCGGAGTGTTGGCAGATGGCAGTCGGCATGAAATGAGAATCTTGAGACGAGCGAGCGGGTGCCGGCGGTTGCAATCGTGTGAGTTGGAAGGCAGTGCATGGTGTCGTTAGCCGGTTCGCTTGCGAACCGGAGTTTATGCGCTAAGTGCGAGGGTTTGAAGAGGTTGAGCGATGGCGAAAACAGCCGATTTGCGTGAGATGAGCGACGAGCAGATCCGACTGACCTGGAAAGAGGCGGCGGAGCATCTGTTTCGTTTGCGGATTCAAGCTCAGACTGAAAAGATCGACGCCCCCAGCGAGCTGCGTCGCCAGCGCCGATTGATCGCCCGCTGCCAAACGATTTTGAACGAGCGCCGTCTAGCGGCGGCCAAGACGGCGCCTGCCAAGTCGCTTCCCGCGAAACCAGCGCCGGCCAAGGCGGCGACACAGAAGACGGCGCCGTCGAAGGTAGCGCCGACGAAGGCAGCGCACACGAAGGCAGTGCCGTCGAAGGTGGGACCAATGAAGCAATCCCCCTCGAAAACCGCGCCCGCGAAGCCAGTTGCCGCGAAGAAATAGGTGAAGTATGCCCAAGAGAATGGAAATCGGCGTGGTGACCTCGGACAAGGGCACGAAGACGAGGCGG
The nucleotide sequence above comes from Pirellulales bacterium. Encoded proteins:
- the rpmC gene encoding 50S ribosomal protein L29, producing the protein MAKTADLREMSDEQIRLTWKEAAEHLFRLRIQAQTEKIDAPSELRRQRRLIARCQTILNERRLAAAKTAPAKSLPAKPAPAKAATQKTAPSKVAPTKAAHTKAVPSKVGPMKQSPSKTAPAKPVAAKK
- the rplP gene encoding 50S ribosomal protein L16, with protein sequence MPKRVKHRKSQRGRIRGDATRGNRVVFGDYGLQASQAGWLSAQTIEAGRVAAQQYLRTEGRLYVRVFPHKPITSIPLETRMGKGKGEPEFWAAVVKEGTVLYEISGVAEEAARLCFARLAHKMPVRVRFLRRRSG